One genomic region from Spirosoma sp. KCTC 42546 encodes:
- the gldD gene encoding gliding motility lipoprotein GldD: MQKYSIALIIGLLLTACGSSSSDNYVPKPKGFPRLDLPTPSYTLIDPTHPYQFEYNKIARILPDTFARAERDWIFINYPTFHASVQLTYKPIHNDVNRLRAMLEDSYKLAARHNIKAYAIEQRKLRLKSGLEASVIDLSGEVPSQVQFVTTDSTTHFLRGALYFNTATENDSLQPVIQYIRKDILHLLNTLKWKK; this comes from the coding sequence GTGGTAGCAGTTCATCCGACAACTATGTTCCAAAACCTAAGGGTTTTCCACGTTTGGACTTACCTACGCCGAGCTACACACTCATTGATCCCACGCACCCGTATCAGTTCGAGTACAACAAAATCGCCCGGATTTTACCGGATACATTCGCCAGAGCAGAACGTGACTGGATTTTTATCAATTACCCAACCTTTCATGCCAGTGTTCAACTAACCTATAAGCCGATTCACAACGATGTGAACCGACTGCGGGCCATGCTCGAAGACTCCTACAAACTGGCTGCCCGTCATAATATAAAAGCCTATGCAATTGAACAGCGGAAACTCCGCTTAAAGTCGGGTCTGGAAGCGAGTGTTATTGATTTATCGGGCGAGGTTCCCAGTCAGGTTCAGTTCGTCACGACGGACTCAACAACCCATTTTCTACGCGGAGCACTGTATTTTAACACGGCGACTGAAAATGACTCGTTGCAACCGGTTATTCAATACATTCGCAAAGACATTCTGCATTTGTTGAATACCCTAAAATGGAAAAAGTAA
- a CDS encoding cytochrome c, with protein sequence MNELRFTIYWTILLALFTLSTANAQTKKPAVKPIHKPAAVAIKAPGQLIYEQNCLTCHQANGSGVPNLNPPLRGTDWVLGDKTRLINVVLKGLQGQEIEGDMYDNAMPAHDFLTDIQIADVLTYIRSNFGNRADAVTTDEVKSARGK encoded by the coding sequence ATGAACGAATTACGGTTTACGATTTATTGGACAATCCTCCTGGCTTTGTTTACGCTTTCAACTGCTAACGCACAGACCAAAAAGCCTGCGGTTAAGCCAATACACAAACCGGCGGCTGTAGCTATCAAAGCGCCTGGTCAGCTTATTTATGAACAAAATTGCCTAACCTGTCATCAGGCAAACGGCTCTGGCGTACCCAACCTGAACCCGCCCTTACGCGGTACAGACTGGGTATTAGGCGATAAAACCCGGCTTATTAATGTAGTGCTGAAAGGATTGCAGGGGCAGGAAATTGAAGGAGATATGTATGACAACGCCATGCCCGCCCACGATTTTCTGACAGACATACAAATCGCGGATGTGCTGACTTATATACGAAGCAATTTTGGCAACAGAGCCGATGCCGTTACAACCGATGAGGTAAAAAGCGCTCGCGGGAAATAG